The proteins below are encoded in one region of Hordeum vulgare subsp. vulgare chromosome 3H, MorexV3_pseudomolecules_assembly, whole genome shotgun sequence:
- the LOC123439321 gene encoding germin-like protein 11-1, whose product MKLFTVIFSYVLLLGLYTPPSLSDSPPLQDVCPMAPQSERNPFMNGYVCKHPSTILASDFKTLLLNHAGKLDNMVRSSTNIVTAAEFPGLNTLGMSMARTDIDPYGLVLPHSHPRASEMMFVHDGSVLAGFFDTTGKLFQKRLCEGDVFIFPRGLVHFMMNYGFRLATTFSVLNSQNPGVVGITHAMFAPDSDVVEGLMARMMKFRDMEIPDNKTTDFPWTY is encoded by the coding sequence ATGAAGCTCTTCACTGTCATATTTTCCTACGTCCTCCTCCTTGGCCTCTATACACCACCAAGCCTGTCAGATAGTCCACCTCTGCAAGATGTGTGCCCTATGGCACCTCAGAGTGAACGGAATCCGTTCATGAACGGTTACGTCTGCAAGCATCCTAGCACCATACTTGCTTCTGATTTCAAGACATTGCTTCTCAACCATGCCGGGAAACTAGACAACATGGTCCGTTCATCTACAAACATCGTCACCGCCGCCGAGTTCCCTGGCCTCAACACCCTTGGTATGTCGATGGCACGGACCGACATCGACCCCTATGGCCTAGTGCTTCCCCACTCTCACCCAAGGGCGTCTGAGATGATGTTTGTCCATGATGGCAGCGTGCTGGCCGGTTTCTTTGACACAACCGGTAAGCTGTTTCAGAAGAGACTGTGTGAGGGGGATGTGTTCATCTTTCCCCGTGGCTTGGTtcacttcatgatgaactatggtTTTCGCCTTGCGACAACATTCTCGGTTCTCAACAGCCAGAACCCTGGTGTGGTTGGAATCACCCATGCGATGTTTGCACCAGATTCAGATGTAGTTGAGGGGCTGATGGCCAGAATGATGAAGTTCAGAGATATGGAAATCCCTGACAATAAAACTACTGATTTTCCATGGACTTACTGA